The Pygocentrus nattereri isolate fPygNat1 chromosome 4, fPygNat1.pri, whole genome shotgun sequence genome includes a window with the following:
- the lft1 gene encoding lefty1, whose translation MAPCLVLCALLLAVAEGFTHEDMKGAMLKQLGLSEVPKIHKRDVENMVVPAHVKTKYLNLLKVHNKRRRRSLPSLAGILRGIPGNADISGEFVYSDTTRQRVVFEMDSRIPENSEVTMAELKLYKKAPHKRSMPVRKGQRPVNNARVSIYWVEVLESGGNRTSLVDSRLVPIHETGWKSFDVTQAVHYWSRSQQKTPMHLEVWIEGERPGSYAAEMAKSVHFTGQDPSDNTLGKPELVLYTLNLEEYGSNGDCAGGSAGGRCCREEYFINFRALTWTQYWIIEPAGYQAFRCGGRCRQPERSYGYGERRCAVAESAPLPMMYLVKKGDYTEIEVAEFPNMIVEKCGCAVDNISVV comes from the exons ATGGCCCCGTGCCTCGTTCTGTGCGCGCTCCTCCTCGCGGTGGCTGAGGGCTTCACCCATGAAGACATGAAGGGCGCCATGCTGAAGCAGCTTGGCCTCAGCGAAGTGCCGAAGATCCATAAGCGGGATGTGGAGAACATGGTGGTTCCGGCGCACGTTAAGACCAAATACCTGAACCTGCTGAAGGTCCATAACAAGAGGCGGCGCCGCTCCCTGCCCAGTCTGGCGGGCATCCTGAGGGGCATCCCCGGCAATGCAG ATATTTCAGGAGAGTTCGTGTACTCGGACACGACGCGGCAGCGGGTGGTCTTCGAGATGGACTCGAGGATTCCGGAGAACAGCGAGGTGACCATGGCTGAGCTGAAGCTCTACAAGAAAGCGCCGCACAAGCGCTCCATGCCCGTGAGGAAGGGCCAGCGGCCAGTCAACAACGCGCGGGTCAGCATCTACTGGGTGGAGGTGCTGGAGAGCGGCGGGAACaggacctctctggtggactCCAG GTTGGTTCCCATTCACGAGACCGGCTGGAAGAGCTTTGATGTGACCCAGGCGGTGCACTACTGGTCCAGGAGTCAGCAGAAGACCCCCATGCACCTGGAGGTGTGGATCGAGGGCGAGAGGCCGGGCAGCTACGCGGCTGAGATGGCCAAGAGTGTCCACTTCACCGGTCAGGACCCGAGCGATAACACCCTGGGCAAACCAGAGCTGGTCCTCTACACACTGAACCTGGAAGAGTACGG ctcTAACGGGGACTGTGCGGGGGGCAGTGCTGGGGGTCGCTGCTGCAGGGAGGAGTACTTCATCAACTTCCGCGCGCTCACCTGGACTCAGTATTGGATCATCGAGCCGGCGGGCTACCAGGCGTTCCGCTGCGGGGGGCGCTGCCGGCAGCCCGAGCGGAGCTACGGCTACGGAGAGCGGAGGTGCGCCGTGGCCGAGAGCGCCCCGCTGCCCATGATGTACCTGGTGAAGAAGGGAGACTACACCGAGATAGAGGTGGCCGAGTTCCCCAACATGATCGTGGAGAAGTGCGGCTGCGCGGTGGACAACATCTCGGTGGTGTGA